One genomic window of Quercus robur chromosome 6, dhQueRobu3.1, whole genome shotgun sequence includes the following:
- the LOC126689983 gene encoding uncharacterized protein At2g29880-like produces MDDAEDKKWPEAVKKHFIDILLEEDAKGNMPQGQFKSGTWTAVRHRTFSQFIARTGMGWDPISNTVTASEEAWAATFAVNHKFKEFKKKGMRHYDLLGTLFNSNTATSFLQISYTQPAPNSDEERELDATFLSEGVHANVSTDGVDDVEELPSPSEAQSRRQAEKRPAEPSHSSGKRKKGHSLESMTEATWGFTDMRNRRGKKSTNTGDSAVGANPESITAVVTLLNQHTDVDHVTYCKVVQELHNPKSRAAFFAMTVDRRRAWIEFIGGGLQ; encoded by the exons ATGGATGATGCCGAGGATAAGAAGTGGCCTGAAGCAGTCAAGAAACATTTCATTGATATCTTGTTAGAAGAGGACGCTAAAGGGAATATGCCCCAAGGCCAGTTCAAGTCTGGAACTTGGACAGCAGTT AGGCACCGCACATTCTCCCAGTTCATCGCACGTACAGGAATGGGATGGGACCCCATTTCAAATACGGTGACGGCCAGTGAGGAAGCTTGGGCTGCTACATTTGCG GTCAATCATAAATTCAAGGAGTTCAAGAAAAAGGGGATGAGACACTATGACTTGTTGGGCACGCTTTTCAATTCAAACACAGCCACGAGTTTCCTCCAAATTTCATATACCCAACCAGCTCCCAATAGTGATGAAGAGAGAGAACTTGATGCAACCTTCCTATCTGAGGGGGTACATGCCAATGTCAGCACCGATGGTGTGGATGACGTGGAGGAGCTGCCCTCACCAAGTGAAGCCCAAAGCCGGAGGCAAGCTGAAAAGCGGCCAGCTGAACCGTCTCATTCAAgcggaaaaaggaagaaagggcACTCCCTTGAATCCATGACTGAGGCAACATGGGGTTTTACTGACATGAGGAACCGTCGGGGGAAAAAGTCCACCAACACTGGAGACTCTGCTGTGGGGGCTAACCCTGAGTCAATTACAGCAGTTGTAACTCTTCTAAACCAGCACACCGATGTGGATCATGTCACATATTGCAAGGTCGTGCAGGAGCTTCATAACCCCAAGAGTAGAGCTGCTTTTTTTGCTATGACGGTTGATAGAAGAAGGGCCTGGATTGAGTTTATTGGGGGTGGATTACAgtag